From the genome of Pelobacter propionicus DSM 2379, one region includes:
- the nifS gene encoding cysteine desulfurase NifS translates to MREIYLDNNATTKVDEAVFEEMRPYFCELYGNPSSMHFFGGQVQGKVVEARNRVAGLLGASPEEIIFTACGTESDNTAIRSTLEVLPNRRHVITSRVEHPAVLTQCRNLIQKGYRVTEIGVDGEGRLNMDEYRAAVDDDTAIVSLMWANNETGVIFPVEEAAALARDKGALFHTDAVQAVGKIPIDMSSSVVDMLSISGHKLHAPKGIGVLYVRRGTPFRPFLVGGHQEKSRRAGTENAAAIIALGKACELAAAHMPFENNQVKAMRDRLQESLLAAIPHSRINGGGAERLPNTLSIAFEFVEGESILMLLSELGICASSGSACTSGSLEPSHVLRAMGVPFTCAHGSIRFSLSRYTTEAEIDGVIRELPPIIERLRQMSPFGREFLKAQA, encoded by the coding sequence ATGAGGGAGATCTATCTGGACAACAATGCCACCACCAAGGTTGACGAAGCGGTCTTCGAGGAGATGCGCCCCTATTTCTGCGAACTGTACGGCAACCCCAGTTCCATGCACTTCTTCGGCGGCCAGGTACAGGGGAAGGTGGTTGAGGCCAGAAACCGCGTTGCCGGCCTGCTGGGTGCCTCTCCCGAGGAGATCATCTTCACAGCCTGCGGAACCGAGAGCGACAATACCGCCATCCGCTCGACCCTGGAGGTTCTTCCCAATCGTCGTCACGTGATCACCTCACGCGTGGAGCACCCGGCGGTGCTGACCCAGTGCCGCAACCTGATCCAGAAGGGGTACCGCGTTACGGAAATCGGCGTGGACGGCGAGGGGCGTCTGAACATGGATGAGTATCGGGCCGCCGTGGACGACGACACCGCCATCGTGTCGCTTATGTGGGCCAACAACGAAACCGGGGTGATCTTCCCGGTGGAGGAGGCCGCCGCCCTGGCCAGGGACAAGGGGGCGCTCTTCCATACCGACGCGGTCCAGGCCGTGGGCAAGATCCCCATCGACATGTCCTCTTCCGTGGTGGACATGCTCTCCATCTCGGGGCATAAGCTGCATGCACCCAAGGGGATCGGTGTGCTGTACGTGCGCCGCGGCACGCCGTTCCGCCCCTTTCTCGTGGGGGGGCATCAGGAGAAGAGCCGCCGCGCCGGCACCGAGAATGCCGCCGCCATCATCGCCCTGGGCAAGGCCTGCGAGCTGGCGGCAGCGCACATGCCGTTCGAGAACAACCAGGTCAAGGCCATGCGTGACCGTCTGCAGGAGTCGCTCCTGGCTGCCATTCCCCACTCCCGTATCAACGGGGGGGGCGCGGAGCGCTTACCCAACACGCTTTCCATCGCCTTCGAGTTCGTGGAAGGGGAGTCCATCCTGATGCTGCTCTCCGAACTGGGCATCTGCGCCTCGTCGGGCAGCGCCTGCACCTCCGGTTCGCTGGAACCGTCCCATGTGCTGCGCGCCATGGGCGTGCCCTTTACCTGCGCCCACGGCTCAATCCGCTTCTCGCTCTCTCGCTATACCACAGAAGCCGAGATCGACGGCGTGATCCGTGAACTGCCCCCCATCATCGAACGCTTGCGGCAGATGTCCCCCTTCGGTCGGGAATTTCTCAAGGCACAGGCCTAG
- the nifU gene encoding Fe-S cluster assembly protein NifU produces the protein MWDYTPIVKDHFLNPRNVGDIPDADAIGEVGSLACGDALKLYLKLDEHKERIVDARFQTFGCASAIASSSALTEMLKGKTLDEALAISNQDIAEFLGGLPEEKMHCSVMGQEALEVAIAKYRGEPIPAHDSEHDHGHAYPDYEGELVCKCFGITDAYLKKVIETNKLTTVEQVTNFTKAGGACGGCISSIKELIAQVLGGAEAQPRKRPEKLSNMKRMQMIQEVLERDIRPLLWADGGDLELIDIDGPKVQVAFRKACAGCASSGNTARMVEHKLRDLVAEDIVVEEVSA, from the coding sequence ATGTGGGATTACACACCGATCGTTAAAGATCATTTTCTGAACCCGCGCAACGTTGGGGACATACCCGACGCCGACGCCATAGGTGAAGTGGGCAGTCTGGCATGCGGCGACGCGCTCAAGCTGTATCTCAAGCTGGACGAACACAAGGAACGGATCGTGGACGCCAGGTTCCAGACTTTTGGCTGCGCCAGCGCCATCGCATCCTCGTCTGCCCTGACCGAGATGCTCAAGGGCAAGACCCTGGACGAGGCCCTGGCTATCAGTAATCAGGATATCGCCGAGTTTCTGGGCGGGTTGCCGGAAGAGAAGATGCACTGTTCGGTCATGGGGCAGGAGGCTCTGGAGGTTGCCATAGCAAAGTACCGCGGCGAGCCGATCCCCGCCCATGACAGCGAACATGACCATGGCCATGCCTACCCCGATTATGAGGGGGAGCTGGTCTGCAAGTGTTTCGGCATAACCGATGCCTATCTCAAAAAAGTCATTGAAACAAACAAGCTGACCACTGTTGAGCAGGTGACTAATTTTACCAAGGCTGGTGGAGCCTGCGGCGGCTGCATTTCCAGTATCAAGGAGCTGATTGCCCAAGTGCTGGGCGGGGCAGAAGCCCAACCGCGCAAGCGCCCCGAGAAGCTCTCCAACATGAAGCGGATGCAGATGATCCAGGAGGTGCTGGAGCGCGACATTCGGCCGCTGCTGTGGGCCGATGGCGGCGATCTGGAGCTGATCGATATCGACGGACCAAAGGTTCAGGTGGCCTTCCGCAAGGCGTGTGCCGGCTGCGCATCTTCCGGCAACACGGCGCGCATGGTCGAGCACAAGCTGCGCGACCTGGTGGCCGAGGATATCGTTGTCGAGGAGGTGTCCGCATGA
- a CDS encoding phosphoglucomutase/phosphomannomutase family protein, with amino-acid sequence MTRISFGTSGWRGILGEDFTFDNVRVVVQAIADHIAAAGEQQGGVVISCDTRFMGQRFVHEAARVMAGAGITAFVCERDTPTPVISLEILRRKTAGGINFTASHNPPEYNGVKFSPSWGGPALPETTGDIERRANDVMGSLCRPLPSLEDARQRGLLVSIDPREEYLRELENKVDFDAIRKLGKVALNPLYGTARGYLDAPLLRHGVAFRMINDRPDPYFGGQPPEPSESHIPDFIDLVKNDPEIRLGLATDGDADRFGILDADGSYIEPNYIIALLLDYLIRVRGIEGGAARSVATSHLVDAVARKHGVELHETPVGFKYVGELISQDRIVIGGEESAGLSIRGHVPEKDGILACFLVAEMVAREGKTVRELLERLYGEVGRFVTRRENLRLSPELEKSYAARIASLPARIAGTGIRDVIRIDGTKLLLDDGCWMLFRKSGTEPVVRLYGEASSDARLAEVMTAGRAFIGS; translated from the coding sequence ATGACACGTATTTCCTTCGGAACGTCTGGTTGGCGTGGTATTCTCGGCGAGGATTTCACCTTTGACAATGTGCGGGTTGTCGTGCAGGCGATTGCGGACCATATTGCCGCCGCAGGCGAGCAGCAGGGTGGGGTGGTGATCAGTTGCGACACCCGTTTCATGGGCCAGCGCTTTGTCCATGAAGCGGCACGGGTCATGGCGGGGGCGGGCATCACGGCCTTTGTCTGCGAAAGGGATACGCCTACCCCGGTCATCTCCTTAGAGATCCTGCGCCGCAAAACCGCTGGCGGGATTAATTTTACGGCAAGCCACAACCCTCCCGAATACAATGGCGTCAAGTTTTCCCCTTCATGGGGGGGACCTGCTCTTCCCGAAACCACCGGGGACATAGAAAGGCGCGCCAACGACGTGATGGGCAGTCTCTGCCGTCCGTTACCTTCGTTGGAGGACGCCCGGCAGCGCGGTCTACTGGTCTCCATCGATCCACGGGAGGAGTACCTGCGGGAACTGGAGAACAAGGTCGATTTCGACGCCATCAGGAAGCTGGGAAAGGTGGCGCTGAACCCGCTCTACGGCACCGCCCGTGGCTATCTTGACGCCCCCCTGCTCCGCCACGGCGTAGCGTTCCGGATGATCAACGATCGCCCCGACCCCTATTTTGGCGGTCAACCCCCTGAACCGTCGGAAAGTCACATTCCGGACTTCATCGACCTGGTGAAGAACGATCCCGAGATCCGTCTGGGCCTGGCAACGGATGGCGATGCCGACCGCTTCGGCATCCTGGATGCGGACGGCAGCTACATAGAGCCCAACTACATCATCGCGCTTTTGCTGGATTACCTGATCCGCGTCCGCGGCATTGAGGGAGGCGCTGCCCGCAGCGTGGCCACATCCCATCTGGTGGATGCCGTTGCCAGGAAACATGGCGTCGAGCTGCACGAGACGCCGGTGGGCTTCAAGTATGTCGGCGAGTTGATCAGCCAGGACAGGATCGTCATCGGCGGCGAGGAGAGCGCCGGCCTTTCCATCAGGGGGCATGTGCCCGAAAAGGACGGCATCCTTGCCTGCTTCCTGGTGGCGGAAATGGTGGCCCGTGAGGGGAAAACAGTGCGGGAACTGCTTGAACGCCTCTACGGAGAGGTGGGGCGCTTCGTTACCCGCCGGGAGAACCTGCGCCTGTCTCCCGAGCTGGAAAAGAGCTATGCCGCCCGGATCGCCTCACTTCCCGCCCGGATCGCCGGGACGGGGATCCGGGATGTGATCAGGATCGACGGGACCAAACTGCTGCTGGATGATGGCTGCTGGATGCTGTTCCGCAAGTCGGGAACGGAGCCGGTGGTGCGTCTCTATGGAGAGGCGTCGTCGGATGCCCGTCTGGCGGAAGTCATGACCGCTGGCCGCGCCTTTATAGGTAGTTAA
- a CDS encoding PxxKW family cysteine-rich protein — MQCQTVLSGTECTFWGKQGCVFQEGSCQTIVENCEGCDRIVEGTIGNVCSVYPAPAKKWQNGICNFATHVKVEIKVDDLKVNPLKASKKASGGGKKK; from the coding sequence ATGCAGTGTCAGACCGTACTTTCAGGTACCGAGTGTACCTTTTGGGGAAAACAGGGCTGTGTATTTCAGGAAGGCTCATGCCAGACAATCGTTGAAAACTGCGAGGGATGTGACCGGATCGTGGAAGGCACCATCGGCAATGTCTGCTCTGTCTACCCTGCCCCTGCGAAGAAATGGCAGAACGGAATCTGCAATTTCGCCACCCACGTCAAGGTCGAGATCAAGGTTGACGACCTGAAGGTCAACCCGCTGAAGGCTTCCAAGAAGGCGTCCGGCGGCGGCAAGAAGAAATAA
- a CDS encoding menaquinone biosynthesis protein, producing the protein MLRIGRIEYANCTPLFHALNALFPENDYRYVGGVPAYLNGMLASGGIDVCPSSSITFATHSDQYLIIPDISISSSGPVLSVLLFSKTPIEDLDGAQVLLSSESATSVNLLKILLRIRYNCQCTFQITDQSTPGAMGGNEAILLIGDAALRATMSRHDMFVYDLGELWYRWTGTPFVFALWLTTREVAGRRGDELMRLARQLGHAKQYAEEHLEEIVRVSPERDWMGPELLLDYWRNNISYDLTDLHLSGLKRYFRFAAEIGLIAPVRDLAFLPLD; encoded by the coding sequence ATGCTGCGAATCGGACGTATAGAATACGCCAACTGCACCCCGCTCTTTCATGCCCTGAATGCGCTTTTTCCGGAGAACGACTACCGTTACGTCGGCGGGGTCCCGGCATACCTGAACGGAATGCTGGCGTCGGGAGGGATCGATGTCTGCCCCTCTTCATCGATCACCTTTGCCACCCATTCCGACCAGTACCTGATCATTCCCGATATCTCCATCAGCAGCAGCGGTCCGGTGCTGAGTGTGCTGCTCTTTTCAAAAACGCCCATTGAGGATCTGGATGGCGCACAGGTGCTGCTCAGTTCGGAGTCAGCCACCTCCGTCAACCTGCTGAAAATCCTGCTCCGTATCCGTTACAACTGCCAATGTACCTTCCAGATAACCGATCAGAGCACCCCTGGTGCCATGGGCGGGAACGAGGCGATCCTTCTGATCGGTGACGCGGCTCTGCGCGCGACCATGAGCAGGCACGACATGTTTGTCTACGATCTGGGAGAACTCTGGTACCGGTGGACCGGCACCCCCTTTGTCTTTGCCCTCTGGCTGACCACTCGGGAGGTGGCGGGCAGACGGGGGGATGAGCTGATGAGACTTGCGCGACAGTTGGGCCATGCCAAACAGTATGCGGAAGAACATCTGGAGGAAATCGTTCGCGTATCGCCGGAGCGGGATTGGATGGGGCCTGAGTTGCTTTTGGACTACTGGAGGAACAATATATCCTACGATCTGACGGATCTGCACCTGTCAGGATTGAAACGCTACTTCCGTTTCGCGGCGGAGATCGGCCTGATCGCGCCGGTGCGGGATCTCGCCTTTCTGCCCCTGGATTGA
- a CDS encoding TolC family protein — MRSVMVVIALLFCWTACAWASGQPIRLSLGEAVRMAAEKNLDVRAELYTPAQYQADINRNRAIYDPQLNIETHYSDFTNPVSGSYGSASNKGHSFVLDSSLSQLFWTGATATLGFNNSHTKTNQFSSLNNYWQSSLGVTLSQPLLKNMGRDATDLGISISRFSKYASMEHFRNLLLNTVSQARTEYFKLYGLQEVREVKRVSLALARRILDETRARVSAGVLPAMEILNAEYGVTTRERELIAAEKEVNDQVDVLRLLLQISGKGEIVISDTPRRAPYPLDQDQALRQAMGRPDIRELQRSLDISELQSRVFGNNIKPDLNLSLSGSLVGQGHSYGRDIGDLGSFDYPAWSIGLVFKYPLGNNAAENDYRKSRLKNAQTALQIRSLEESAKNEVLSFIRAIDSAFKQIEVADRGRAFAEERLRAFMRKNSVGLATTKDVLEVEHDLADAKNSQIAAAVAHDNAITRFLQATGQLLDQEGVRFVEGDADRLYLNIY; from the coding sequence GTGAGATCGGTGATGGTTGTGATAGCACTGCTCTTCTGCTGGACGGCCTGCGCCTGGGCTTCAGGCCAGCCGATACGGCTCTCCCTGGGTGAGGCGGTCCGGATGGCGGCGGAGAAAAACCTGGACGTGCGGGCCGAACTGTACACGCCGGCCCAGTACCAGGCCGACATCAATCGCAACAGGGCAATCTACGATCCGCAACTGAACATTGAGACGCACTACAGTGATTTCACCAACCCTGTATCCGGTTCCTATGGCAGCGCCTCCAACAAGGGGCACTCCTTTGTGCTGGACTCCTCCCTCAGCCAGCTGTTCTGGACCGGAGCTACCGCGACACTGGGATTCAACAACAGCCACACCAAGACCAACCAGTTCTCCTCCCTGAATAACTACTGGCAGTCCAGTCTCGGCGTCACGCTCAGCCAGCCGCTGCTCAAGAATATGGGGCGCGATGCTACCGATCTCGGCATTTCCATTTCACGATTCTCCAAATACGCATCCATGGAGCATTTCCGAAATCTCCTGCTGAATACCGTCAGTCAGGCCAGAACGGAGTATTTCAAGCTCTACGGCTTGCAGGAGGTGCGGGAGGTCAAGCGGGTATCTCTGGCGTTGGCCCGCAGGATTCTCGACGAAACCAGGGCCAGGGTTTCCGCCGGTGTCCTGCCGGCCATGGAAATATTAAATGCCGAATACGGCGTGACGACACGGGAAAGGGAGCTGATTGCCGCCGAGAAAGAGGTTAACGATCAGGTGGATGTTCTGCGACTGCTCCTGCAGATTTCCGGCAAAGGGGAGATTGTCATCAGCGACACGCCGCGCCGCGCGCCGTATCCGCTGGACCAGGATCAGGCCCTGCGACAGGCTATGGGCCGTCCAGATATCAGGGAACTGCAACGGAGCCTGGACATCAGCGAACTCCAGTCCCGCGTCTTTGGCAACAATATCAAGCCCGATCTCAATTTGAGCCTCTCCGGTTCGCTGGTCGGGCAGGGCCACAGCTACGGCCGCGATATTGGGGATCTGGGAAGCTTTGATTACCCCGCCTGGAGCATCGGTCTGGTCTTCAAATACCCCTTGGGAAACAATGCTGCGGAAAACGACTATCGCAAGAGTCGTCTCAAAAATGCCCAGACCGCCCTGCAGATCCGCAGTCTGGAGGAGAGCGCGAAGAACGAGGTGCTCAGCTTCATCCGCGCCATCGATAGCGCGTTCAAGCAGATCGAGGTCGCTGACCGGGGCAGGGCCTTTGCCGAAGAGCGTCTTCGCGCATTTATGCGCAAGAACAGCGTCGGACTGGCTACCACAAAGGACGTGCTCGAAGTGGAACATGACCTGGCCGATGCCAAGAACAGCCAGATTGCGGCAGCCGTTGCCCATGACAATGCCATTACTCGTTTCCTGCAGGCGACGGGCCAACTACTCGACCAGGAGGGGGTCCGTTTCGTCGAGGGCGACGCTGACCGCCTCTACCTGAATATCTACTGA
- the gcvH gene encoding glycine cleavage system protein GcvH gives MDFPEELKYSREHVWVRIENGTAVIGITDFAQNELGIILALELPDEGDDVEQDDSFGSIEGRKTVAELYAPFSGTIESVNAEVLDNPGLLNDDPYDGGWLLEVTLDDPDELKGLMTADDYAEYVENRD, from the coding sequence ATGGACTTTCCTGAAGAGCTCAAGTATTCCCGTGAGCATGTCTGGGTTCGGATCGAGAATGGAACGGCGGTCATCGGCATCACGGATTTTGCCCAGAATGAGTTGGGCATCATCTTGGCGCTGGAGTTGCCCGATGAGGGGGATGACGTCGAGCAGGACGATTCGTTCGGCTCCATCGAGGGGAGGAAGACCGTTGCCGAGTTGTATGCCCCCTTCAGTGGCACCATTGAGTCGGTCAATGCGGAGGTTCTGGACAACCCGGGGCTGCTCAACGATGACCCGTACGATGGTGGCTGGTTGCTGGAGGTGACGCTGGACGACCCCGATGAGCTGAAGGGGTTGATGACGGCCGATGACTATGCCGAGTATGTGGAGAACAGGGATTGA